GTCCGGTGGCGTGGCAGGAGGACGTTTGTGTCGCTTTATGGAGAATCAATACCGACCGTCCGTGTGCGACTCTGTTGTCATGACATCTGCTGTGTCCCTGCAGCTGAAAACCAAACCTTCATTTGTCTACATCACCCTCAGTTTTCAGATtctcatttaataatttagtatttttataaatgaattaGCTTTTTTAATTTCACGTTGGCTAATGAAGAACAAGATGTGTCAGTAGAGAAATGCCGAAGCTACAGTCGACAAGGTTACTGAAAAGGGGGGTGAAGTGTTTAAAGGTGTCTAATTTACAGTCAGCAAACCCAGTGGAGCTCTGTAActgcaaaaatgacaaatgcaaatgttaaacCTGCTAATGTTGCTAATGTTTTTGTAGTGACATAAAACGTATAGTTCACTGTAGATCAGGTTGTAATTATGTATTTAAAGTTGTCATCATTTAGTCTGTGAGATGTCAGTGAGGAAACATGCTCGTCCTAGTTTACCTGGACTAAAGGTGATGTTTTCAGGTGCTGTTTGTCTGACCAGGGGCTCAAATCCCaaagattttcagttttctatCAGATGAACCAGAGGAACTTTTGGTACTTTGCTAAGTAAACAGTCAATGGTGAAACTGTGCTGCTGCCGATTGACTAATTGACTAATTGACAGATAGTTTGAGCAGATGGGTTGGGGTCAGTAGTTCTGATCATGGCCTTCGTCACCATGAGCTCATTTGTCTGTGTTCTCTCAGCTGATTACCTCAGAGATCCACCATAGACAGGAGCGCCCACTCGCAGCCGTCAGTGCTGTTACATTCAAACATACactctgtcctctgtgtgttgCTGCGTTTGTCCAATCGCTTTGTTTTCTTCGGGAGCAATTAAGCCCCATTGTCAGTGGCTTTCGCAGCAGCGCTCCAGATGTAGGGCTGCCGGATCAATGTGGTCGATGGACAGGGGCTAATTTTAGTGGCTGCTGGTTTTCCATGGGCTCCGcgttctgctgcagcagcacaacaacTAAGCCTCTACGCAGCAGAGCGGCGCTTTCTGCCGGCAGCTTCATGAGGTCTTGCTTTTGCATAATAGAGGTCACAGTGTTGAAAGCCGCGTCACACTCACGCTTTATTTTGGTGTCATGTGTGAGAACAGGGGTTTGAAACGTACGTTTATGTGCAACGGTACAATCTGACATCTGTCCGCACATGGAGGATTTGGCTTCCTAAATAATTGGGAGAGTAGTAGGTTAATGGTCTCTACGGAATCTCGTTATTATTTTGCTTGGCACAGAGTCCTGATCCCCAACGCTCCGAAGTAAAACCATCCATCActttaatgaatgaatggtttaatgtgtgatgtgaaggtagatgtgaatgaatgaagcagctTCGTGGTTCTACATGATGGATTTTAGGGTCCAGTGAACTCTGactgcacataaataaataataccaCATGTAAATATGAAGGGATTACATGACTCTGTCTGTAAACCCATAAAACTCTTAGGGATCCTTCCCATCACTACCTTTaatttgttctgtgtgttgtggtAAATTTAGAGGCTTCAGAACTGGATTTATGTCATTTCTATCAGTGCAGACTTGTAGTGCTTGATGACGATGAGGATGATGAATGAGGCATTAAAAGATTTGTACCATCACAGATTCTGCTGTGACAGTAATACGAAGGTAGCTCTCACTTTAAAGTCTGAACAGTTTCACCAGATTAGTTCAGTTCTACATGATAAAGTGCTTCCTGAGGGTTGTAACATACAATAGtagaacataacataacatttacacaaatacaGGGAGGCCTgtgtactttttacttttttttactacattttgttttagttactactttcttttctgattaagattttaatttaattcaatagTTTTTTGTGCAGCAcaacttgtttattttctgctccGTTAATCATCTCAGTTTATCTATCTTATAACCAAATTATATTGAATTAATAACTGTAAGTAAAATAGTCTGAACGGGTCTGAACCCTCTGATGAAGCTGTGTATGAACGAGTCATATTGGACATTTTACTGCAGAGGGGAACTCTACTCCTAGCAGTGTAATAAGTGGTAATTCTGGACTTTTTGGTATAGATGTCTGACCGTGacctttgacacacacacacacacacacacacacacacacacacacaaacttcgACCTGTTTCAGATACAAATGAGCAGCAGAGTTTCTCAGATGGGCGGGGTTTCTCACATCAGGATTGTCCAAAAAGTGTCAGGGGGATCTGTCAATCACTAAACATCCTCCTGTGATTGGCCGACCTCCCTGACTCTCTGTGGTCCTGTCCTGTGTGTCAAACCCCGCCCCTCAGGTACACAGTACAGaacacctgtcagtcaacatccacatgcacacatcctCCTTCAtcctcactcctcctcctcctgctgttcatctgtgctgcactgtgtttGTCTAACCTCTGACCCCTCACCATGCTATTGTTCAGCAGGCTGAGGCCGCCCCGCCTTCCTCTCCCATAATCCCCGTGATCCCAATCTCGCCAATCCCGGCCGAGACCACCATCATCCCTCCGACGTCacaggtgttttatttttatttttttccatccaTCTATAGGTTTATCTTTTGTTTGGCTGCTCCAccttctgctgctgtcactgcgTACAGTTTGCTTCCATGTCTGCTGCCGTCCAGCTGTGGCCCTGATGAAGTGAGCAGATTAGAGATAGGAGCGGTGGGAGAAATGCCACACTTCCCCCATTTGACTTTTAAGAGCCCATCTGGCTCCTCCCGGGCAGAAAGTGAGCGAGGGATTGAGGCAGATGCTCAGAGAGCGAGCGAGTGAGCGAGGCAGAGAGTTTAAAGCTAGGAGAAGGAGAGGTGAAGGAGCAGCTTGTCCGTCCTCAGGATTCGATTCATTTCAGGCTTCATGCTTCAGAACTGCATCTTCTGCAGTGTGAAATGCCACCACGTACGTATCTCTGTGTCCTCACTAATCTCTGCTCAAATCCAGTGGCTTCCTGTTTTATCCTTATCTGTGGCATCATGAGCGGAGTCGGTCTGTAATGTCAGCGCTGCCTTTTATCTGCTGCACGGCCGACAGCTTGggttcagtgtgttgtgtttgcgGGGGTGGAGCACTGAGGGAAGTTACCTAGGTTCTGTGATTGGTATTTTGGGGGGCGGGTGTTTTACAGTAGATGCTTCCTCTGACGCTGTCTTCTCTCCTCAGGCCAATCCCCCCCCTGTGGTGGTCAACACCGACAGCCTGGACACACCTCCATATGTGAGTTCACACGCTTTCCGaaggaaacttttttttttcatcatgtgCTTTAAGTtcgtttgtcttttatttgagGTAAATATTCAGTTTAGCGTCATAGCTGGATCGTCAGCTTCTCTAATGgtcagtgtttgtgtccatgttgGAGGTTGTTGTGCTGCACCTTTCtaatgatgacgatgatgaaaACTAGGAGGCTGATACATAAattcagcaaataaaaaaaggtcaCAGTTAATGTACGTCAACAGTATTTACATTCTCATGTCACGTCATCAGTATTTTATCTAAGACTAAGCAGGTTCAAGTGACAAGCGTGgtcaaatacaaaaacattaaatgaatcTAACACTCTTCAGCCTTTaatcaaaattaaataatgcagaaaatacaTAATCAGAACCTGATTTAATTTAGCTTGAGTTCAAATAttaaacatggaaaataaagagctgattatttgattgtttatttctgtcagtTCTCTGTGGAGAGCAGGGGGGAGAATTATCAGCAGCCAAAAACAAGATAAAGTGAAGTGTGACATTATTTTAGCAATAATATCACACTTtttagtggcaagaaaaagtatgtgaaccttttggaattacATGGTTTtgtacattaatttgtcataaaacgtgatctgatcttgaAGTCAAGAGTACTAACAAACATAatgagcctaaaataataacacaaaacagtTCTGATCTTTCAAgactttattgagaacaaccataaaaaccctTAGAATTATTAACTGGATGATAGCAGCAAACACAGgttcttcctgcagctgtggatcagacctgctcATCGTTCATGAGGAAGTTTACACATCGTCAACACATATAAAATATGGAAGCTGTAGACATCAAAGATATAAAATGGTAAAACAGCTGATTTTATTAGGTACAGCTAGCTAAAACTAATCCAGCGGCTCTCTGAACATCAGCTTTTAAATATTGAACTTTCATCACTGTCAAGTTATTagaataattttaatttatttatgtagtaAACAAATCtttaacaagaagaaaatggaaaaactcaGGAAAAGTTTcagaggagggaggacagaCGAGGAGTTCAGAGTTAGAACATGTGGTGGAtctaaaataaagatattatagtttctaaaaatacaacaggagcaataacaaaaataagttttagtttaaattaaaattagaaCAAAGATAACGACCATTTCAACAACAGTAAATTATACAGTACCGTACATACTGTCTCCCTCGGTGTAGATACTTGTATGATACTCAGAAATACTCGTTTAGTGTTGATGAGCTGCAGGTTCCTGAGTGTCGGACCGGTTTAAATTGGTGCCGCTGTCCGGCTGCTGATTGGCTCTGTGGTGATCGAGACGCTGTGTGATGTTAAGAACCTTTGATTACTCTCATTAACTGTATTATAAAGTAAACTCATGTTGTTGATCTGGATCCGTTTGTTGACAACAAACAAAGTTCACAAATGGATCCACtgacaaactttattttactctGACTCCACAGTCTGAAGGTGAAACATCCGTAACGTTATTAACGTGTTGTCAGCTGCCTCCTGTTGATTTATTAAAGTCACCTGGCAGGTGAGTGACTCTTTGTTGCTGATAAatcttgtgtgtttgcaggtgaaCGGGACGGAGGCTGATTATGAGTACGAGGAGATCACGCTGGAGCGGGTAAGACGACAAGCAGCCgtcctttttatttccctttgaATCACAGCCATGTTGTTAGCGGATGAACCCGCCGTAACTCTCACACGTCTTTATGAGCCACATAAACGAACTGCAGTCCATAACTCAGAGCGTTCACCCTGCCCCGCTCCTGGCATCAGATACTGTTAATTTGACTTTGACGTACTTCTTTTATGTACTGTGACTTTAGCACTTTCCAACCGCTGTCATCTCTAAACCCACAGgactttacttttttactttgagTCTCGATCCCAAATCTGCTGCAAGTTTCTGAAGTGAATTTTTGGGGAAATGAGGACATAATtaatcagctgtttgttttgtgtatctgctcagacaaacacacattttgtatttagtgcagctgtgttttaatCCTTAACTCAGCCTGTGGTGaaatcttttttattgttatcaTCTCTCTGTCCTGATTCAGCTGTGCTTCTTCAGCTGTAAATTATTGTCAAAGCAGCGTGAATAAAAACCATCTCAGCCAGCTGAGTCTCACAGGAACTGCAGTTATTCTGTCTGTAGACACCATCGTAACTCTCTGTTTATTACAGCGGTTTGATAATTGGCAACCAAATATTGCACTGCACTGCAGAAGGTTTAAAATCTGGTCAGGTCTCCTAATAGTTAATGTGTATGCACAAGAAGACGTGTTCCTTCACTactataaatacacactgtagtttatttagACTCAGACCCACATTCACCGTCACAAATGTGGATTAATCTTCCGCTGAATTAGTTCCCACCACAGCTACAGTAGAGACGTCAGTAAGAGTTGAGATTGAtctgttttcttattatttatttaagctCCACACATTTGACCAGTGTGAAACATCCCTCACTGTTCCTTTAACACCGTCATTACCTGTTTGATGTCCAGGGAAACTCTGGGTTGGGCTTCAGCATCGCGGGCGGCACAGACAACCCCCACATCGGTGAAGATCCCAGTATCTTCATCACCAAAGTCATACCTGGAGGAGCTGCCGCCCAGGACGGACGGCTCAGGTGAGACACAAGTACACCACTTTCGTGGTTTCTCCATCTGAatgaaggttcacatactttctctgGCTGCTGTATACACTGAGGACTCATGAAGAGCTTTTGTGTTAactacattttttacattagacAATTCAACACGTCAGGATTAACAGAGAACATTTATGATGGTTGCATTCAATTTATATCTCCAGTATCCCGGGGTAGTGGGACACAGTTAATGGAACCATTCAAAATGTCTGTTAGCCCGGCTGCTAAACGAACTGTGATTAAATAGCCCAAAACAGCTGTGAGGTGAAATTCAGGCCGTGGATCAAAAGATTCTCCCAGTTTAGACTcaacctcacttgtaagtcgctttggatgtAAACGTCTGTCAAAATAACTAAATGAGTCAActtagtttttactttgtcaaaTTGCAAACTCAGgttttattcacaataaaacttatttaaacagttttgttCCAAATGTCCCTGTCGCAGAGTTTGGATCAGGTTAGAACTGAATTAAAGCAGCTGTAATAAAATATCAGTATTCATGTTGATCATCTGCAGCTCCCCTCAACTTTAGATCTTTATAATGAGTTTCAGCTCCGCTTTACTGTTTTGGCTCCTCGTCACCTTCCTgtttacagctgcagctgaatcaTAAATTCATGGATGTGCTGAACCTATTCAGCTTATCCCCAGACAACAGGCCTCTCATTCATCCGTTTACATTCACTCACACAAGGTCCAGATGTTTCCCTTCAGAGAccaaaaagaccaaaaacagagctaaaggAGAAGTGAAGCTGGACCTGAGACTCATTAAAGTCCACATGAATCAACATGCTGCTCTGAAACTGGACATTACTTCTCATAAACTGTTCTGGTTCAGCAGAACAGGAGTGCACAGTAAAAGCTGGCGTTGGTTACCCAGAACCTCCTGCAGCGTCCCGCTGCCTCTCACTGCTTCATTTATAATGCAGCAGTGAAAGTCtgacacacctgatccaggtgcTGACGGTGATAATGGGCTGTGGGCTGAGGAACAGTtggttctgtctcactctcagGTTGCTAATAACATGAACCCAGTTCATCATCAGTGAGGTTCATTTGTCCGTCTGAAAGCTCAgttacagacagagacagacgatGTTCGATTAAAGCTCAGAAAAATGAATCTGTCTTATTTCTGCTGCAGGACACCAACACTGTAATCAGGTGTCTGTAAATATCAGATCTAAAAATGATAAACCACACAAGTGAGTTTGAGTAATATCAGTACAGTAATATCTAAAACATCCAGGTTTGAATGGACACATGAAGTAAATAAAAgccttttatttagtttaggACGTTATTATTTGGATGTTATGTTATGATCAGTTCTGAATTAGGTTTAGAAAGCAGAAGTGAACTGGTTCAGACCAAAACCACCAGGTGTATCAGACTGTAGAGAAACTGAcagccaggtgtgtgtgtgtgtgtgtgtgtttcagggtcAACGACGTCATCCTGCGAGTTAACGAGGTCGATGTTCGGGACGTGACTCACAGCCGAGCCGTGGAGGCTCTGAAGGAGGCCGGCTCTCTGGTCCGACTCTACGTCCGCAGGAGGAAACCTGTCTCAGAAAAAGTGATGGAGATCAAACTGGTGAAAGGACCTAAAGGTGACAGAACAGGTGACGCCGTGTGTGTAGTGTGAAATATTCAGGGAGAAAAACCAGAAACTAAAGCGGAGATCTCTCCAGTTTGTCCTGAAGCTGAAGCTCATGTCGTCCTGTTGAGCGTCCTGCAGCTCCCCGAGAAGCCAGCACAGATGGTGTGGATGTTCTGTTGGATTGTCTCTGCTTGCTGAGGAGCTTTTATCTGAATCTCTCAGCGCTTCGCGATTATTCAGACAAGAAACCAGGCTCAGGAGCAGAGCCTCAGTTTCCACAGAAACATCCAGAAATATGCTATTGTGCATTTATTTGCCTGATCTGTGTTAAGTTGGCAGCAGCTTGTTAAGACTGGATGATCAACTGTAAGTCGCACAGTTTATCCTGTGTAAGTGCTGCCACTCACGCTGTGTCCTGATCCTGTGTGTTGCAGGTCTTGGCTTCAGTATAGCAGGCGGAGTGGGGAACCAGCACATCCCAGGCGACAACAGCATCTACGTTACCAAGATTATCGAAGGAGGAGCGGCACATAAAGACGGGCGGCTGCAAATCGGAGACAAACTGCTGGCTGTAAGAAACAGAAGCTGCTCTGATTTTATCAAAACCAAATCCAAACTGCTAGTTTGGAATTggtttaagaaaataaaataaaatataaatggtttaagaaatgtgtaaatgtgtgtgtgtaaacaaacaGTCACGCTTCTGTTATATCAACAGGGCGTTTTGCgcacaggaaatgtttttatgggcacaaacattatattaatGTGCCGACACAAACCTTATTTATCACTTGTACAGCCTCCCTCCTCTCACATATTACTAGTGACTCACTGACGCCTGTAAATACAACATCCGGGGAGTATGGTGTTTGTCAGAACAGATTTATGTTTGACCAACATATTCTTTGTAatctgtagtttgtgtttagaCGCCTGATATTTGTCGTCTCTGTGCTCAGGTGAACAGCGTTTGCCTGGAGGAGGTGACCCACGAACACGCCGTCACTGCCTTGAAAAACACCCCTGACGTGGTCTACTTGAAAGTGGCTAAACCCAACAGTGTCTTCATGAACGACAGCTTCGCTCCACCCGACCTCACCAACTGTAAGTGATCATGTATTTATTCCCTAAAGCAGCAGAACCAGAACTTGTACATTTATCTTTCTTGAAAACCTCTAAACCTCCTAGATCAGACCGGGATCACTGGTTTTTATAACATACGACCCTGGATTATGACTTTTTAGTCCACTACACGGACACTTAGTTGCTGTCAGGTTCTGAGTATCTGCAAACTGCCTCTTCCTCACGGGGCAAACAAGGACATGAAGCCTGTGGCGGATGTTTGAAGTCTTATAGCATACCACACACCAGATTAgcaggtcctggtcctgatgtGGCCTGGTTGACATTCTCTGACCCTGAATTAGTGTTGGAGTCATCGGGGACTGCAGCGAATCTGATGGTGACGTTCCCAGTGGGAGATTCATCAGACACTTCTCAAAGTCAGGACGAGACAAAACTCTTCTCAAACACATTCAGAGCACGGACTCTGGTTCTGGATCTGTTCCCAACGACTCCCTCGATCAACCTTAATGTGAAGACACCGAAGGACAAACTGATCCAGGACTGATGAGTACAGAAGAACGAGTCCTAGCTGAACTTTCTGACCAGGAGACAGAAGACGTGGTCAGGTATTGATCACTGAACAAATCAAACGGCCCGGATACATCTGAGGACGGTGGATCGTAAACTGCAGAGGAGGATGTGTCCACAGTTCATGAAAGAGGTGGTTCACGGTGGTCTGGACTTACAGACAAGCTGCAGCCTGTTGAATCCACTTTATCTTCGTGAGTGGATGGTAACAGgaaaagctgtttttcagtCGTTACTGCACCAACATCGTTGTTTCCTCAGTGATGGGGACTTTGTTCTTCTCTAAAGATCCCCTTGAGCTTCAACCCCTCTCTCTGTTAGTGCAACTCCTGTGTTATtaaacccccccaccccctccctctACTCTCTGCTGATGTTGAGACGCGTGAAGGACGAGCAGCAAATCCAATCAGCGAGCATCGAGCTGCATCACACCGTTTCTGATGCTGTCCGTGTGGTCGGGCTAATCCACACAGTAACTCTGCAGTACACCAACACTGAGGGGAGGTGTTGGAGGTGCTGGGGAGGGGGGGCAGCAATATGGATAATGATGTCCTGCCACAAAGATCTGAGCCAGAGGTGATGAATGAGAAATAATTCTGTTAAGTGCGTCCTGACTCCACCACAGCAGCCGCAGAGGCTTAAACACACATGGAGAAAGTAATTGTTGTGATGATGTCGCCGGCCGTCCCATCATCCTCTGCTCCGGGTATCGTACGCACCACCCGGACCGATGGATCCGACATTGGAAGAAGTGAACACCATCAGATTTCCACCAGTGTTTATCATGCAGACGTTTGAGTGGAGCTTCATCAAGATACTtctgtaaacaggaagtgatttagttttaaaaccGGTCTATTGGTTGATTTAACAGTTAAAATCTAACTTTAAAAGTTAACGTCAGGttagaaatgaaacagaagcaGATTTAATCACCTCAGATAACCTCGATTaatcttctctgtgtttctctgtcgTCCTCAGCGTACTCCCAGCAGATGGAGAACCATATCAGCCCCCCCAACTTCCTGGGCCAGCCCGTGGCCCCACCAGCATCCTCGGGACGCTACTCCCCAACCCCAAAGAGCATGATAGGAGATGATGATGTCACACGGTGAGTAGTTTGTTCCTTTACTGTGTGGATGTGGATTTCGCCACCTGCTGGTTTAAGCCTGCAGTTACACACTAACCCCGTCTGTAATGATGCAGGCTGGTGGTTCCATGTGAggacgggggggggggtcgGATGTGATCaactcctgtgtgtgtctccactGAAGTCCTTTATTTCAAAGATGTTGGTTCTGTGAGACGTAGCTTGTGGTGACTGTTGTCATTACTGCCTTCGCTGTGAGGTCTTGGGTGTCAggatgattgacagctgctgtgtggtcCAACAGGGAGCCCAGGAAGGTGGTGCTGCACAGAGGAGCGACGGGACTGGGCTTTAACATCGTGGGCGGGGAGGACGGAGAGGGGATCTTCATCTCCTTTATCCTCGCTGGAGGACCCGCGGACCTCTCCGGAGAGCTGAGGAAAGGAGACAGACTCGTCTCAGTACGTACACTAGAACCACGTTAATGTCGGGTCCAAACAACACGAGGAACCGCAGTGATAACAGTATCTGATGCTGGTACCTCTTTGTTGCGGTTCCCAGGTGAACGGGGTGGATCTCCGAAACGCCACCCACGAACAGGCCGCTGCTGCCCTGAAGAACGCCGGACAGACAGTCACCATCATTGCCCACTACAGACCTGAAGGTGAGACACCTGAACACACCTGCAAGTTTAGAAAGAGGAATCTGGTTCCGTTTGGTTCTGTAACTCTGTAAACTTCCATTTCAGAGTACAGTCGGTTTGAGGCGAAGATCCACGACCTGAGAGAGCAGATGATGAACAGCAGCATCAGTTCTGGATCCGGGTCTCTGCGGACGAGTCAGAAGAGGTCGCTCTACGTCAGGTAAGACAGCAGCTCACCTGGAAGAGTCACAGGAGAATCAGGCGCTGATCCGACGACCACTGACTGACGTGTGTGTTCCAGAGCTCTGTTTGACTACGATAAGACCAGAGACTCCGGTCTACCCAGTCAGGGACTCGACTTTAAGTTTGGGGACATCCTTCACGTGGTGAACGCCTCCGACGACGAGTGGTGGCAGGCCCGACAGCTGACTGCgcagggggaggtggaggaggtgggggtcaTCCCCAGCAAGAGACGGTCAGTGAAACCAGATTCAGGATTCTGATCTGAACATAAGAGGTAACGGAGCAGCGCTGACCTGTCTCGTTTGTCTTCAGggtggagaagaaggagagagcgAGACTAAAGACGGTGAAGTTCAACGCAAAGTCTCGAGACAGGGGGGTGAGTGTTGTTCCTGTGGTGCAGGAAGTAGTGAAGATATTAAACACCTGTAGTTTGTATCTGCTGTAAAGCAGCTTCTGTAACCAGTGATTTAGTGTCTGCATGATTTtctgaggtcagacagatgAAGTCTGTTCGCTGCAGCCACCTGACCTCCACCTACTAATGAGTGTGACTAATGTTAAACCAGCTGTTAAcagcatgttgttgttgatctttgacatgttttcttcttcaccaCTCGAACGTCTCAGCAGCCAAACCGCAGCAGCGCCTCCCCAGCACCTTTTTAAACCGAGTGCCGCTTTAACACGCGTCGCCAAAACTCCTCGCCCGGCGCCGCCCTCTAACACACCTGATGGAACAAAAGatcaattaaaaaatacatgcatggtccccccccccccatacaGAGAGAGACGCTTGACATTGatgtctgactgtctgtgctCACAGAatccctcctcctcaccctcctcacctctcttcttcttctgtgctgaTAACCCCGACGTGCAGCATGTGCTCTAATGACGAGACAGCAGCAGGTTAGAAAACACTGAGCTCAGCGTAGAAAAGATGATTCACAGCATATTCTGAATATTTTACACCTGCAGTCGGCGCCAAGACCACACAGAAGATCTGTAAGAGGTCTTTGTTTACAGAGTAAATAT
The window above is part of the Anabas testudineus chromosome 17, fAnaTes1.2, whole genome shotgun sequence genome. Proteins encoded here:
- the LOC113171598 gene encoding disks large homolog 1-like isoform X8 encodes the protein MPVRKKDAQRALLLLEEYRAKLNHTEDRQLRHSIQRVIDIFQSNLFQALIDIQEFYEVTLLDSQRWAESSKGSDPVAPVNLWDFSSLQSTTVTSDTLPSLSTSIEKYRHHDEDSSPQDQSSPQLTEEAGGPELVQVAEKNLSQVENVHGYVTHAHISPMKANPPPVVVNTDSLDTPPYVNGTEADYEYEEITLERGNSGLGFSIAGGTDNPHIGEDPSIFITKVIPGGAAAQDGRLRVNDVILRVNEVDVRDVTHSRAVEALKEAGSLVRLYVRRRKPVSEKVMEIKLVKGPKGLGFSIAGGVGNQHIPGDNSIYVTKIIEGGAAHKDGRLQIGDKLLAVNSVCLEEVTHEHAVTALKNTPDVVYLKVAKPNSVFMNDSFAPPDLTNSYSQQMENHISPPNFLGQPVAPPASSGRYSPTPKSMIGDDDVTREPRKVVLHRGATGLGFNIVGGEDGEGIFISFILAGGPADLSGELRKGDRLVSVNGVDLRNATHEQAAAALKNAGQTVTIIAHYRPEEYSRFEAKIHDLREQMMNSSISSGSGSLRTSQKRSLYVRALFDYDKTRDSGLPSQGLDFKFGDILHVVNASDDEWWQARQLTAQGEVEEVGVIPSKRRVEKKERARLKTVKFNAKSRDRGQSVNDKRKKNLFSRKFPFYKSKDASEQETSDVDQHMTSNASDSESSYRGQEEYVLSYEPVIQQEVTYTRPVIILGPMKDRINDDLISEFPDKFGSCVPHTTRPKRDYEVDGRDYHFVVSREQMEKDIQDHKFIEAGQYNNHLYGTSVQSVREVAEKGKHCILDVSGNAIKRLQLAQLHPIAIFIKPKSVENIMEMNKRLTEEQGRKTFDRASKLEQEFTEHFTAIVQGDTLEEIYDQVKQIIEEQSGPFIWVQSKEKL
- the LOC113171598 gene encoding disks large homolog 1-like isoform X5, producing the protein MPVRKKDAQRALLLLEEYRAKLNHTEDRQLRHSIQRVIDIFQSNLFQALIDIQEFYEVTLLDSQRWAESSKGSDPVAPVNLWDFSSLQSTTVTSDTLPSLSTSIEKYRHHDEDSSPQDQSSPQLTEEAGGPELVQVAEKNLSQVENVHGYVTHAHISPMKQAEAAPPSSPIIPVIPISPIPAETTIIPPTSQANPPPVVVNTDSLDTPPYVNGTEADYEYEEITLERGNSGLGFSIAGGTDNPHIGEDPSIFITKVIPGGAAAQDGRLRVNDVILRVNEVDVRDVTHSRAVEALKEAGSLVRLYVRRRKPVSEKVMEIKLVKGPKGLGFSIAGGVGNQHIPGDNSIYVTKIIEGGAAHKDGRLQIGDKLLAVNSVCLEEVTHEHAVTALKNTPDVVYLKVAKPNSVFMNDSFAPPDLTNSYSQQMENHISPPNFLGQPVAPPASSGRYSPTPKSMIGDDDVTREPRKVVLHRGATGLGFNIVGGEDGEGIFISFILAGGPADLSGELRKGDRLVSVNGVDLRNATHEQAAAALKNAGQTVTIIAHYRPEEYSRFEAKIHDLREQMMNSSISSGSGSLRTSQKRSLYVRALFDYDKTRDSGLPSQGLDFKFGDILHVVNASDDEWWQARQLTAQGEVEEVGVIPSKRRVEKKERARLKTVKFNAKSRDRGQSVNDKRKKNLFSRKFPFYKSKDASEQETSDVDQHMTSNASDSESSYRGQEEYVLSYEPVIQQEVTYTRPVIILGPMKDRINDDLISEFPDKFGSCVPHTTRPKRDYEVDGRDYHFVVSREQMEKDIQDHKFIEAGQYNNHLYGTSVQSVREVAEKGKHCILDVSGNAIKRLQLAQLHPIAIFIKPKSVENIMEMNKRLTEEQGRKTFDRASKLEQEFTEHFTAIVQGDTLEEIYDQVKQIIEEQSGPFIWVQSKEKL
- the LOC113171598 gene encoding disks large homolog 1-like isoform X6, encoding MPVRKKDAQRALLLLEEYRAKLNHTEDRQLRHSIQRVIDIFQSNLFQALIDIQEFYEVTLLDSQRWAESSKGSDPVAPVNLWDFSSLQSTTVTSDTLPSLSTSIEKYRHHDEDSSPQDQSSPQLTEEAGGPELVQVAEKNLSQVENVHGYVTHAHISPMKQAEAAPPSSPIIPVIPISPIPAETTIIPPTSQANPPPVVVNTDSLDTPPYVNGTEADYEYEEITLERGNSGLGFSIAGGTDNPHIGEDPSIFITKVIPGGAAAQDGRLRVNDVILRVNEVDVRDVTHSRAVEALKEAGSLVRLYVRRRKPVSEKVMEIKLVKGPKGLGFSIAGGVGNQHIPGDNSIYVTKIIEGGAAHKDGRLQIGDKLLAVNSVCLEEVTHEHAVTALKNTPDVVYLKVAKPNSVFMNDSFAPPDLTNSYSQQMENHISPPNFLGQPVAPPASSGRYSPTPKSMIGDDDVTREPRKVVLHRGATGLGFNIVGGEDGEGIFISFILAGGPADLSGELRKGDRLVSVNGVDLRNATHEQAAAALKNAGQTVTIIAHYRPEEYSRFEAKIHDLREQMMNSSISSGSGSLRTSQKRSLYVRALFDYDKTRDSGLPSQGLDFKFGDILHVVNASDDEWWQARQLTAQGEVEEVGVIPSKRRVEKKERARLKTVKFNAKSRDRGSVNDKRKKNLFSRKFPFYKSKDASEQETSDVDQHMTSNASDSESSYRGQEEYVLSYEPVIQQEVTYTRPVIILGPMKDRINDDLISEFPDKFGSCVPHTTRPKRDYEVDGRDYHFVVSREQMEKDIQDHKFIEAGQYNNHLYGTSVQSVREVAEKGKHCILDVSGNAIKRLQLAQLHPIAIFIKPKSVENIMEMNKRLTEEQGRKTFDRASKLEQEFTEHFTAIVQGDTLEEIYDQVKQIIEEQSGPFIWVQSKEKL